A single genomic interval of Colius striatus isolate bColStr4 chromosome 9, bColStr4.1.hap1, whole genome shotgun sequence harbors:
- the BRD8 gene encoding bromodomain-containing protein 8 isoform X3 — protein sequence MAAGTGKHKLLSAGPTEPWSIREKLCLASSVMRSGDQNWVSVSRAIKPFAEPGRPPDWFSQKHCASQYSELLETTETPKRKRGEKGEVVETVEDVIVRKLTAERVEELKKIIKETQEKYRQLKKDAELIQAGHMDNRLEELCNEIMIKKKLEEEEAEVKRKATDAAYQARQAIKNPSRRLTGVMVRSPAGSTSPGGDYALGDLSQPAVDEASPGVTPGTLPSTPVASFIGIPDTPPGSAPLDAPMTPVTDDSPQKKMLGQKATPPPSPLLSELLKKGSLLPTSPRLVGENEMAVASGHMNSSGVLLEVGSVLPVLHSGEMQSAPGAVPASPAASVSQPEACVSMEAVSDSHTVTVSMDSSEISMIIDSIKKECLGSGAASAAGASKDHCMDGKEDLDLAEKMDIAVSYTGEELDFDTVGNIIAIIEDKVDDHPEVLDAAVVEAALSSFCEDTDDPQTLPGPWEHSIRQEHEKQAQMAQVSVTVKQERLECEEQEAKGIRDLMGIDELGSEIKTEPAEQEQNQMGPGETIPATARVTETPELRSQELEEDQRAPVAAGETSEIKIESSKGEDMMHNTVKTETPPDDDSSPPQVPNVSEDSSQADVQHKFELSESMKEEAQALFRSQMKDGQGEEDDEDGASEAASLEEPKEEDQGEGYLSEMDNEPPVSESDDGFSVHNAPLQSHALADSIPSSPASSQFSVCSEDQEAIQAQKIWKKAIMLVWRAAANHRYANVFLQPVTDDIAPGYHSIVQRPMDLSTIKKNIENGLIRTTAEFQRDIMLMFQNAVMYNSSDHDVYHMAVEMQRDVLEQIQQFLATQLIMQTSESGISAKSLRGRDSTRKQDASEKDSVPMGSPAFLLSLFDGGTRGRRCAIEADMKMKK from the exons ATGGCGGCGGGAACCGGCA AGCACAAGCTTCTGAGCGCCGGCCCCACGGAGCCGTGGTCCATCCGCGAGAAGCTCTGCCTGGCCTCCTCCGTTATGCGGAGCGGAGACCAGAACTG GGTGTCAGTCAGCAGAGCTATCAAACCTTTTGCAGAACCAGGACGGCCACCTGACTGGTTTTCCCAAAAG cACTGTGCATCTCAGTATTCAGAGCTCTTGGAGACTACAGAGACCCCTAA GAGAAAGCGTGGTGAGAAGGGAGAAGTTGTGGAAACCGTGGAAGATGTTATTGTGAGGAAACTGACTGCAGAACGAGTTGAGGAgttgaagaaaattattaaagaaacacaagagaaaTACAG GCAACTCAAGAAGGATGCAGAGCTGATCCAGGCTGGACACATGGATAACAGACTGGAGGAGCTGTGCAATGAGATTATGAT aaagaaaaaactggaggaggaagaggcagaagtCAAGAGGAAGGCTACAGATGCTGCTTATCAGG CTCGTCAGGCCATTAAGAATCCTTCTCGACGACTGACGGGTGTGATGGTTCGCTCTCCAGCAGGCTCAACCTCCCCAGGGGGAGACTATGCTCTGGGAGATCTGTCTCAGCCCGCTGTGGACGAGGCCAGTCCAGGG gtCACTCCAGGGACATTGCCCAGCACCCCAGTTGCCTCCTTCATTGGAATCCCTGACACCCctccaggctctgctcccctggATGCCCCCATGACCCCAGTCACTGATGATTCACCCCAGAAAAAGATGCTAGGACAAAAAGCAACTCcgcctccttcccctctgctctcagagctgctgaagaAGGGCAGTCTCCTGCCCACAAGCCCCAGGCTG GTCGGTGAGAACGAAATGGCAGTGGCTTCTGGTCACATGAACAGCTCAGGAGTCCTGCTGGAGGTAGGAAGCGTCCTGCCAGTGCTGCACAGTGGGGAAATGCAGTCGGCACCTGGGGCTGTCCCTGcatctcctgctgcttcag TGAGCCAGCCAGAAGCCTGCGTTTCTATGGAGGCAGTCTCTGACTCCCACACCGTGACAGTGTCCATGGACAGCAGTGAAATATCCATGATCATTGATTCCATCAAGAAAGAATGCCTGGGTTCTGGAGCTGCCAGCGCAGCAGGGGCTTCCAAAGATCACTGCATGGATGGGAAAGAAGACCTGGATTTGGCTGAGAAAATGGATATTGCGGTGTCCTATACGGGGGAAGAGCTGGACTTCGACACTGTTGGAAATATTATAGCCATCATTGAGGACAAG GTAGACGACCACCCTGAAGTCTTGGATGCAGCAGTTGTTGAAGCTGCTCTGTCTTCTTTCTGTGAAGATACCGATGACCCTCAGACCCTGCCTGGCCCGTGGGAGCACTCAATTCGTCAGGAGCATGAGAAACAGGCCCAGATGGCCCAAGTGTCTGTGACTGTGAAGCAGGAGAGACTGGAGTGTGAGGAGCAAGAGGCAAAGGGAATTCGAGACCTAATGGGCATTGATGAGCTAGGATCAGAAATAAAGACagaacctgcagagcaggaacaGAACCAGATGGGCCCTGGGGAAACCATACCAGCAACTGCAAGAGTGACAGAAACACCAGAGCTTAGAAGTCAAGAGCTAGAAGAGGATCAAAGAGCACCTGTAGCAGCAGGAGAGACATCTGAAATCAAGATAGAGTCATCCAAGGGAGAAGACATGATGCACAATACAGTGAAGACAGAG ACCCCACCTGATGATGATTCATCCCCTCCACAAGTCCCAAATGTGAGTGAAGACTCCTCACAGGCTGATGTTCAGCACAAATTTGAGCTGTCAG agTCAATGAAGGAGGAGGCCCAAGCCCTGTTTAGAAGTCAAATGAAG GATGGGCAGGGTGAAGAGGATGATGAGGATGGTGCCAGTGAGGCTGCCAGTTTGGAGGAGCCTAAAGAGGAAGATCAGGGGGAGGGATATCTATCAGAGATGGATAACGAGCCCCCTGTGAGCGAGAGTGATGATGGCTTCAGTGTCCATAATGCGCCCTTACAGTCGCACGCGTTGGCCgactccatccccagcagcccggcCTCCTCCCAGTT CTCAGTGTGCAGCGAGGACCAGGAAGCGATACAGGCCCAGAAGATCTGGAAGAAAGCCATCATGCTAGTTTGGAGAGCAGCAGCTAATCACAG GTATGCCAATGTCTTCCTACAGCCTGTAACTGATGATATAGCACCAGGCTACCACAGTATTGTGCAGAG GCCAATGGATTTATCCACCATCAAAAAGAACATTGAGAATGGGCTGATACGAACCACAGCTGAGTTCCAGCGGGATATTATGCTGATGTTTCAGAACGCAGTTATGTACAACAGCTCTGACCATGACGTGTACCACATGGCTGTGGAGATGCAGAGAGATGTCCTGGAGCAGATCCAG CAATTTCTGGCCACACAACTGATCATGCAAACATCGGAGTCGGGGATCAGTGCAAAAAGCCTGCGTGGGCGAGACTCCACTCGCAAGCAGGATGCTTCAGAGAAG GACAGTGTCCCAATGGGCTCTCctgccttccttctctctctcttt GATGGCGGCACCAGAGGGCGTCGCTGTGCCATCGAGGCCGACATGAAGATGAAGAAATGA
- the LOC133626096 gene encoding bromodomain-containing protein 8-like — MMEPLRISSTKSSQTRGDYCGSGKQGDGEDGRCQENATRKAISEAEESQLHILAEDENYHLLGREEKIQETPAEQALGEQHPREKSSQAQDQDDRGSTSAAPALDSATPANTQLMQLSWDNPLQRLFFKRTLLPIWKMIASHRYSGPFLKAVSEKQAPGYRDVVKRPMDLTSIKRRLSKGQIQSMVQFQRDLMLMFQNAVMYNSSNHYVHHIAMEMEREVLEQLQMLYEALLCSRDNLGWGGKVTSHV, encoded by the exons ATGATGGAACCTCTCCGCATTAGCAGCACGAAGTCATCGCAGACTCGGGGGGATTATTGTGGCTCTGGGAAGCAGGGTGATGGGGAAGATGGGAGGTGCCAGGAAAATGCCACAAGAAAAGCCATCTCAGAAGCAGAGGAAAGTCAACTACACATCCTGGCAGAAGATGAGAACTATCACCTCCTGGGAAGAGAG GAGAAGATTCAAGAGACACCTGCAGAACAAGCTTTAGGTGAGCAGCATCCACGGGAGAAGAGCAGTCAGGCCCAGGATCAGGATGATCGTGGCAgcacctctgcagcccctgcgCTGGACTCGGCGACCCCTGCCAACACACAGCT GATGCAGCTGAGCTGGGATAATCCCCTGCAGCGTCTTTTCTTCAAAAGAACTCTCCTGCCCATCTGGAAGATGATAGCCAGTCACAG GTACAGCGGCCCGTTCCTGAAGGCGGTGTCAGAGAAACAAGCCCCTGGGTACAGGGATGTGGTGAAGAG ACCCATGGATTTAACCAGCATAAAAAGAAGACTGTCAAAGGGACAGATCCAGTCCATGGTCCAGTTCCAGCGTGACCTCATGCTCATGTTCCAGAACGCCGTGATGTACAACAGCTCCAACCACTACGTGCACCACATAGCCAtggagatggagagagaggtcttggagcagctgcagatgttGTATGAAGCCCTCCTGTGCTCAAGGGACAAcctggggtggggagggaaggtaACAAGCCATGTCTGA
- the BRD8 gene encoding bromodomain-containing protein 8 isoform X2, which translates to MAAGTGKHKLLSAGPTEPWSIREKLCLASSVMRSGDQNWVSVSRAIKPFAEPGRPPDWFSQKHCASQYSELLETTETPKRKRGEKGEVVETVEDVIVRKLTAERVEELKKIIKETQEKYRQLKKDAELIQAGHMDNRLEELCNEIMIKKKLEEEEAEVKRKATDAAYQARQAIKNPSRRLTGVMVRSPAGSTSPGGDYALGDLSQPAVDEASPGVTPGTLPSTPVASFIGIPDTPPGSAPLDAPMTPVTDDSPQKKMLGQKATPPPSPLLSELLKKGSLLPTSPRLVGENEMAVASGHMNSSGVLLEVGSVLPVLHSGEMQSAPGAVPASPAASGAPTLSRLLEAGPAQFTSPLASFSAVASEPPAKLLPPPVEPVSQATIVMMPTLSAPSVVPPAAAPESVATVSQPEACVSMEAVSDSHTVTVSMDSSEISMIIDSIKKECLGSGAASAAGASKDHCMDGKEDLDLAEKMDIAVSYTGEELDFDTVGNIIAIIEDKVDDHPEVLDAAVVEAALSSFCEDTDDPQTLPGPWEHSIRQEHEKQAQMAQVSVTVKQERLECEEQEAKGIRDLMGIDELGSEIKTEPAEQEQNQMGPGETIPATARVTETPELRSQELEEDQRAPVAAGETSEIKIESSKGEDMMHNTVKTETPPDDDSSPPQVPNVSEDSSQADVQHKFELSESMKEEAQALFRSQMKDGQGEEDDEDGASEAASLEEPKEEDQGEGYLSEMDNEPPVSESDDGFSVHNAPLQSHALADSIPSSPASSQFSVCSEDQEAIQAQKIWKKAIMLVWRAAANHRYANVFLQPVTDDIAPGYHSIVQRPMDLSTIKKNIENGLIRTTAEFQRDIMLMFQNAVMYNSSDHDVYHMAVEMQRDVLEQIQQFLATQLIMQTSESGISAKSLRGRDSTRKQDASEKDGGTRGRRCAIEADMKMKK; encoded by the exons ATGGCGGCGGGAACCGGCA AGCACAAGCTTCTGAGCGCCGGCCCCACGGAGCCGTGGTCCATCCGCGAGAAGCTCTGCCTGGCCTCCTCCGTTATGCGGAGCGGAGACCAGAACTG GGTGTCAGTCAGCAGAGCTATCAAACCTTTTGCAGAACCAGGACGGCCACCTGACTGGTTTTCCCAAAAG cACTGTGCATCTCAGTATTCAGAGCTCTTGGAGACTACAGAGACCCCTAA GAGAAAGCGTGGTGAGAAGGGAGAAGTTGTGGAAACCGTGGAAGATGTTATTGTGAGGAAACTGACTGCAGAACGAGTTGAGGAgttgaagaaaattattaaagaaacacaagagaaaTACAG GCAACTCAAGAAGGATGCAGAGCTGATCCAGGCTGGACACATGGATAACAGACTGGAGGAGCTGTGCAATGAGATTATGAT aaagaaaaaactggaggaggaagaggcagaagtCAAGAGGAAGGCTACAGATGCTGCTTATCAGG CTCGTCAGGCCATTAAGAATCCTTCTCGACGACTGACGGGTGTGATGGTTCGCTCTCCAGCAGGCTCAACCTCCCCAGGGGGAGACTATGCTCTGGGAGATCTGTCTCAGCCCGCTGTGGACGAGGCCAGTCCAGGG gtCACTCCAGGGACATTGCCCAGCACCCCAGTTGCCTCCTTCATTGGAATCCCTGACACCCctccaggctctgctcccctggATGCCCCCATGACCCCAGTCACTGATGATTCACCCCAGAAAAAGATGCTAGGACAAAAAGCAACTCcgcctccttcccctctgctctcagagctgctgaagaAGGGCAGTCTCCTGCCCACAAGCCCCAGGCTG GTCGGTGAGAACGAAATGGCAGTGGCTTCTGGTCACATGAACAGCTCAGGAGTCCTGCTGGAGGTAGGAAGCGTCCTGCCAGTGCTGCACAGTGGGGAAATGCAGTCGGCACCTGGGGCTGTCCCTGcatctcctgctgcttcag GTGCTCCTACGCTTTCCCGGCTTTTAGAAGCTGGTCCTGCACAGTTCACCTCACCTCTCGCTTCCTTCTCCGCTGTTGCCAGCGAACCTCCAGCTAAGCTCCTGCCACCCCCTGTAGAGCCCGTGTCCCAGGCAACTATTGTCATGATGCCCACGCTGTCAGCACCGTCCGTTGTGCCACCAGCTGCGGCTCCAGAGAGCGTAGCCACAG TGAGCCAGCCAGAAGCCTGCGTTTCTATGGAGGCAGTCTCTGACTCCCACACCGTGACAGTGTCCATGGACAGCAGTGAAATATCCATGATCATTGATTCCATCAAGAAAGAATGCCTGGGTTCTGGAGCTGCCAGCGCAGCAGGGGCTTCCAAAGATCACTGCATGGATGGGAAAGAAGACCTGGATTTGGCTGAGAAAATGGATATTGCGGTGTCCTATACGGGGGAAGAGCTGGACTTCGACACTGTTGGAAATATTATAGCCATCATTGAGGACAAG GTAGACGACCACCCTGAAGTCTTGGATGCAGCAGTTGTTGAAGCTGCTCTGTCTTCTTTCTGTGAAGATACCGATGACCCTCAGACCCTGCCTGGCCCGTGGGAGCACTCAATTCGTCAGGAGCATGAGAAACAGGCCCAGATGGCCCAAGTGTCTGTGACTGTGAAGCAGGAGAGACTGGAGTGTGAGGAGCAAGAGGCAAAGGGAATTCGAGACCTAATGGGCATTGATGAGCTAGGATCAGAAATAAAGACagaacctgcagagcaggaacaGAACCAGATGGGCCCTGGGGAAACCATACCAGCAACTGCAAGAGTGACAGAAACACCAGAGCTTAGAAGTCAAGAGCTAGAAGAGGATCAAAGAGCACCTGTAGCAGCAGGAGAGACATCTGAAATCAAGATAGAGTCATCCAAGGGAGAAGACATGATGCACAATACAGTGAAGACAGAG ACCCCACCTGATGATGATTCATCCCCTCCACAAGTCCCAAATGTGAGTGAAGACTCCTCACAGGCTGATGTTCAGCACAAATTTGAGCTGTCAG agTCAATGAAGGAGGAGGCCCAAGCCCTGTTTAGAAGTCAAATGAAG GATGGGCAGGGTGAAGAGGATGATGAGGATGGTGCCAGTGAGGCTGCCAGTTTGGAGGAGCCTAAAGAGGAAGATCAGGGGGAGGGATATCTATCAGAGATGGATAACGAGCCCCCTGTGAGCGAGAGTGATGATGGCTTCAGTGTCCATAATGCGCCCTTACAGTCGCACGCGTTGGCCgactccatccccagcagcccggcCTCCTCCCAGTT CTCAGTGTGCAGCGAGGACCAGGAAGCGATACAGGCCCAGAAGATCTGGAAGAAAGCCATCATGCTAGTTTGGAGAGCAGCAGCTAATCACAG GTATGCCAATGTCTTCCTACAGCCTGTAACTGATGATATAGCACCAGGCTACCACAGTATTGTGCAGAG GCCAATGGATTTATCCACCATCAAAAAGAACATTGAGAATGGGCTGATACGAACCACAGCTGAGTTCCAGCGGGATATTATGCTGATGTTTCAGAACGCAGTTATGTACAACAGCTCTGACCATGACGTGTACCACATGGCTGTGGAGATGCAGAGAGATGTCCTGGAGCAGATCCAG CAATTTCTGGCCACACAACTGATCATGCAAACATCGGAGTCGGGGATCAGTGCAAAAAGCCTGCGTGGGCGAGACTCCACTCGCAAGCAGGATGCTTCAGAGAAG GATGGCGGCACCAGAGGGCGTCGCTGTGCCATCGAGGCCGACATGAAGATGAAGAAATGA
- the BRD8 gene encoding bromodomain-containing protein 8 isoform X1 → MAAGTGKHKLLSAGPTEPWSIREKLCLASSVMRSGDQNWVSVSRAIKPFAEPGRPPDWFSQKHCASQYSELLETTETPKRKRGEKGEVVETVEDVIVRKLTAERVEELKKIIKETQEKYRQLKKDAELIQAGHMDNRLEELCNEIMIKKKLEEEEAEVKRKATDAAYQARQAIKNPSRRLTGVMVRSPAGSTSPGGDYALGDLSQPAVDEASPGVTPGTLPSTPVASFIGIPDTPPGSAPLDAPMTPVTDDSPQKKMLGQKATPPPSPLLSELLKKGSLLPTSPRLVGENEMAVASGHMNSSGVLLEVGSVLPVLHSGEMQSAPGAVPASPAASGAPTLSRLLEAGPAQFTSPLASFSAVASEPPAKLLPPPVEPVSQATIVMMPTLSAPSVVPPAAAPESVATVSQPEACVSMEAVSDSHTVTVSMDSSEISMIIDSIKKECLGSGAASAAGASKDHCMDGKEDLDLAEKMDIAVSYTGEELDFDTVGNIIAIIEDKVDDHPEVLDAAVVEAALSSFCEDTDDPQTLPGPWEHSIRQEHEKQAQMAQVSVTVKQERLECEEQEAKGIRDLMGIDELGSEIKTEPAEQEQNQMGPGETIPATARVTETPELRSQELEEDQRAPVAAGETSEIKIESSKGEDMMHNTVKTETPPDDDSSPPQVPNVSEDSSQADVQHKFELSESMKEEAQALFRSQMKDGQGEEDDEDGASEAASLEEPKEEDQGEGYLSEMDNEPPVSESDDGFSVHNAPLQSHALADSIPSSPASSQFSVCSEDQEAIQAQKIWKKAIMLVWRAAANHRYANVFLQPVTDDIAPGYHSIVQRPMDLSTIKKNIENGLIRTTAEFQRDIMLMFQNAVMYNSSDHDVYHMAVEMQRDVLEQIQQFLATQLIMQTSESGISAKSLRGRDSTRKQDASEKDSVPMGSPAFLLSLFDGGTRGRRCAIEADMKMKK, encoded by the exons ATGGCGGCGGGAACCGGCA AGCACAAGCTTCTGAGCGCCGGCCCCACGGAGCCGTGGTCCATCCGCGAGAAGCTCTGCCTGGCCTCCTCCGTTATGCGGAGCGGAGACCAGAACTG GGTGTCAGTCAGCAGAGCTATCAAACCTTTTGCAGAACCAGGACGGCCACCTGACTGGTTTTCCCAAAAG cACTGTGCATCTCAGTATTCAGAGCTCTTGGAGACTACAGAGACCCCTAA GAGAAAGCGTGGTGAGAAGGGAGAAGTTGTGGAAACCGTGGAAGATGTTATTGTGAGGAAACTGACTGCAGAACGAGTTGAGGAgttgaagaaaattattaaagaaacacaagagaaaTACAG GCAACTCAAGAAGGATGCAGAGCTGATCCAGGCTGGACACATGGATAACAGACTGGAGGAGCTGTGCAATGAGATTATGAT aaagaaaaaactggaggaggaagaggcagaagtCAAGAGGAAGGCTACAGATGCTGCTTATCAGG CTCGTCAGGCCATTAAGAATCCTTCTCGACGACTGACGGGTGTGATGGTTCGCTCTCCAGCAGGCTCAACCTCCCCAGGGGGAGACTATGCTCTGGGAGATCTGTCTCAGCCCGCTGTGGACGAGGCCAGTCCAGGG gtCACTCCAGGGACATTGCCCAGCACCCCAGTTGCCTCCTTCATTGGAATCCCTGACACCCctccaggctctgctcccctggATGCCCCCATGACCCCAGTCACTGATGATTCACCCCAGAAAAAGATGCTAGGACAAAAAGCAACTCcgcctccttcccctctgctctcagagctgctgaagaAGGGCAGTCTCCTGCCCACAAGCCCCAGGCTG GTCGGTGAGAACGAAATGGCAGTGGCTTCTGGTCACATGAACAGCTCAGGAGTCCTGCTGGAGGTAGGAAGCGTCCTGCCAGTGCTGCACAGTGGGGAAATGCAGTCGGCACCTGGGGCTGTCCCTGcatctcctgctgcttcag GTGCTCCTACGCTTTCCCGGCTTTTAGAAGCTGGTCCTGCACAGTTCACCTCACCTCTCGCTTCCTTCTCCGCTGTTGCCAGCGAACCTCCAGCTAAGCTCCTGCCACCCCCTGTAGAGCCCGTGTCCCAGGCAACTATTGTCATGATGCCCACGCTGTCAGCACCGTCCGTTGTGCCACCAGCTGCGGCTCCAGAGAGCGTAGCCACAG TGAGCCAGCCAGAAGCCTGCGTTTCTATGGAGGCAGTCTCTGACTCCCACACCGTGACAGTGTCCATGGACAGCAGTGAAATATCCATGATCATTGATTCCATCAAGAAAGAATGCCTGGGTTCTGGAGCTGCCAGCGCAGCAGGGGCTTCCAAAGATCACTGCATGGATGGGAAAGAAGACCTGGATTTGGCTGAGAAAATGGATATTGCGGTGTCCTATACGGGGGAAGAGCTGGACTTCGACACTGTTGGAAATATTATAGCCATCATTGAGGACAAG GTAGACGACCACCCTGAAGTCTTGGATGCAGCAGTTGTTGAAGCTGCTCTGTCTTCTTTCTGTGAAGATACCGATGACCCTCAGACCCTGCCTGGCCCGTGGGAGCACTCAATTCGTCAGGAGCATGAGAAACAGGCCCAGATGGCCCAAGTGTCTGTGACTGTGAAGCAGGAGAGACTGGAGTGTGAGGAGCAAGAGGCAAAGGGAATTCGAGACCTAATGGGCATTGATGAGCTAGGATCAGAAATAAAGACagaacctgcagagcaggaacaGAACCAGATGGGCCCTGGGGAAACCATACCAGCAACTGCAAGAGTGACAGAAACACCAGAGCTTAGAAGTCAAGAGCTAGAAGAGGATCAAAGAGCACCTGTAGCAGCAGGAGAGACATCTGAAATCAAGATAGAGTCATCCAAGGGAGAAGACATGATGCACAATACAGTGAAGACAGAG ACCCCACCTGATGATGATTCATCCCCTCCACAAGTCCCAAATGTGAGTGAAGACTCCTCACAGGCTGATGTTCAGCACAAATTTGAGCTGTCAG agTCAATGAAGGAGGAGGCCCAAGCCCTGTTTAGAAGTCAAATGAAG GATGGGCAGGGTGAAGAGGATGATGAGGATGGTGCCAGTGAGGCTGCCAGTTTGGAGGAGCCTAAAGAGGAAGATCAGGGGGAGGGATATCTATCAGAGATGGATAACGAGCCCCCTGTGAGCGAGAGTGATGATGGCTTCAGTGTCCATAATGCGCCCTTACAGTCGCACGCGTTGGCCgactccatccccagcagcccggcCTCCTCCCAGTT CTCAGTGTGCAGCGAGGACCAGGAAGCGATACAGGCCCAGAAGATCTGGAAGAAAGCCATCATGCTAGTTTGGAGAGCAGCAGCTAATCACAG GTATGCCAATGTCTTCCTACAGCCTGTAACTGATGATATAGCACCAGGCTACCACAGTATTGTGCAGAG GCCAATGGATTTATCCACCATCAAAAAGAACATTGAGAATGGGCTGATACGAACCACAGCTGAGTTCCAGCGGGATATTATGCTGATGTTTCAGAACGCAGTTATGTACAACAGCTCTGACCATGACGTGTACCACATGGCTGTGGAGATGCAGAGAGATGTCCTGGAGCAGATCCAG CAATTTCTGGCCACACAACTGATCATGCAAACATCGGAGTCGGGGATCAGTGCAAAAAGCCTGCGTGGGCGAGACTCCACTCGCAAGCAGGATGCTTCAGAGAAG GACAGTGTCCCAATGGGCTCTCctgccttccttctctctctcttt GATGGCGGCACCAGAGGGCGTCGCTGTGCCATCGAGGCCGACATGAAGATGAAGAAATGA